In Magnolia sinica isolate HGM2019 chromosome 12, MsV1, whole genome shotgun sequence, a single genomic region encodes these proteins:
- the LOC131220437 gene encoding uncharacterized protein LOC131220437 isoform X1 has protein sequence MREEQRIFITTNNLGQPVNKNASKLTNFLGTIARNGDYAPLTYSNWRVVPNEKKDDMYELVMSKFQFDKEIKSWVLMSIGKKWRDWKCELKKFHYSPHDNDEARLADLNEHVQMDQWKALIEFWNSEEGKVCNKINTENRRKQRISHTAGTKSFARIREEEIIFY, from the exons ATGCGTGAAGAGCAACGCATTTTTATTACCACCAACAATCTAGGGCAACCTGTTAATAAAAATGCTAGCAAGCTGACAAACTTTTTGGGGACAATAGCACGTAATGGGGATTATGCACCCCTTACATATTCTAATTGGAGGGTAGTGCCAAAcgagaagaaagatgatatgtaCGAACTTGTCATG TCCAAGTTTCAGTTTGACAAAGAGATTAAATCTTGGGTGTTGATGTCGATTGGAAAAAAATGGAGGGATTGGAAGTGCGAACTGAAGAAATTCCACTACTCGCCTCATGATAATGATGAGGCGCGGCTAGCAGACCTTAATGAGCATGTCCAAATGGATCAGTGGAAGGCCCTCATTGAGTTTTGGAACTCTGAAGAGGGAAAG GTTTGTAATAAGATAAATACAGAAAATCGGAGAAAACAACGCATTAGCCACACTGCAGGCACGAAGAGCTTTGCGCGAATACGTGAAGAAGagataattttttattaa
- the LOC131220437 gene encoding uncharacterized protein LOC131220437 isoform X2, with protein sequence MREEQRIFITTNNLGQPVNKNASKLTNFLGTIARNGDYAPLTYSNWRVVPNEKKDDMYELVMSKFQFDKEIKSWVLMSIGKKWRDWKCELKKFHYSPHDNDEARLADLNEHVQMDQWKALIEFWNSEEGKKIGENNALATLQARRALREYVKKR encoded by the exons ATGCGTGAAGAGCAACGCATTTTTATTACCACCAACAATCTAGGGCAACCTGTTAATAAAAATGCTAGCAAGCTGACAAACTTTTTGGGGACAATAGCACGTAATGGGGATTATGCACCCCTTACATATTCTAATTGGAGGGTAGTGCCAAAcgagaagaaagatgatatgtaCGAACTTGTCATG TCCAAGTTTCAGTTTGACAAAGAGATTAAATCTTGGGTGTTGATGTCGATTGGAAAAAAATGGAGGGATTGGAAGTGCGAACTGAAGAAATTCCACTACTCGCCTCATGATAATGATGAGGCGCGGCTAGCAGACCTTAATGAGCATGTCCAAATGGATCAGTGGAAGGCCCTCATTGAGTTTTGGAACTCTGAAGAGGGAAAG AAAATCGGAGAAAACAACGCATTAGCCACACTGCAGGCACGAAGAGCTTTGCGCGAATACGTGAAGAAGagataa